The genomic region TGCTTCTATTTGAtttgattaataagtttttcttgcattttatcaatttcttttttcctcatAATTAAGTTcgaaatatattgcattttttaatcattggtttttgttttatatgagttagattttattccaattttttttaaatttaagagagttttttcttatttgttactctttttcattgtaatttgggttaaataaatgaagacaAAATAAGAACCTACTTTACGAAATTCTTCCAAGACTTTTTCAACATCGTCAGGAATGAAgtgtttttccagcaatttttGTAATAGTTCATAAAAATCGGCTTGAGATGTGCTTTCATCGGGAGAACTTTCCCTCACAAACAAATGGAGTTTGTTACCCTCCTCAATATTATAGTCACACAAAGATTCAGAATCTGTAAGAATTCAATGATTATTGcataaaagaaagatataaacCATTTAAAGAATCACCACAAAAGTTACCCTTTTTCAAccagaaatataaaatgattttttggaGAATTTATAATTGCAGCATTTATTTCCAAGCTATTCAAACATATCATATCAAGTGAAAACAACAATTGGGaagaataacaaattaaacgaatttattaaactaaaataaaggaagttttacaatattttacgcAAATGAGTACAGTAGAATCTAGTTTTATAAAGGACTATAAAAATagcaatcaaattttattaattaaacaaatcatatattaaaatccattttaaatttaccaagAATCTGTCCTTGTcgacattttgtgaaagatcttatttttgtaaaattgtgaatttttttaagagttctgcttttatgaatttgtgcaaatagggtcctgttgtTGGGATGATAGCAAACAACACTttaaaggagtttttaaattgtaaatgtaaACAAGATTATACTTAAcactctaaaattttaattaaaaaaaatcgtatttaaaattaaattttttttttatttattgctactTAATTAGGTATGCAACAAATATGGCcgaatattgaaaacaaaatcactTAAATGATACTTTCGATtgattgaaaacaaaatcacttaaatttttaatactttcaattgaaattttttaaacaacacaACTAATAGATTACTTTTAATGTagtaaatttaaacagttattaaataaaataaaaaaaatttttaaacttttaaattgataatttaattttaaattaaatttatgaagagatatgtatttactaaaagaaatatttaataataataagactGTAGAAATAAGAGAATTTGATAGGCTTTAACTAAAATTAGCATTACAATTTAAGCATAGTAGTAATTAAAACACTAAGTTAATTTATTTGGCCTATTCATTATAAAAGTCTCATTCTTGTTCAGTGTAAACAAAATTCATTCTTTCAACAGAAGAAGACATGATTAATACCCATGATTGAACTCTTTAttcccttcttttttaaaatttataaatggaaCAGCTTCATAATTTGCTTCTCTTCATAAAAGGAAAGTCACAAATATTAACTGCAATTGAGCTCAtcagaaaattgtaaaatactaaaaaagttCTTCCATTTCTCAATGTTGACTGATAATTGCATTATctgtttatatttatgaaaccTTTAATTCGATATGGATAAAATGTATTGGagttaatttagaatattttacgaACCTTTCATAATCAGTTATACAACATAGTTCTTATGTGAAATTGCCAAAGTGTTGACGgcaaaagcaatttttgcaatgcatcgtaataaaatttccttacaCCTGAAACTTTTAAGGTAATTTTCACAAACTCTTCATCccaattgaacaaaaatattaaggttaaagtaaaacattttaaaagtctcaGCTTACTTTCCTAGACTAGTTTGTGATTTATGAATGATTACTTTGAattcaaaatgcatattttaattaattcttcaccccatttaaaaacgaataaaatattctgaattaaatatgaattgcagtttaaaatcattttatggcATCTTTGAGGACTTATATTAATCTCAGCTTTTATTAATCTCAGAACTTATATTAGAACTTATATATCAGAACTTATATTAATCTCAGCTTTTGATTAGACACTTGCAAACTAATTTTTCAGACTGAACACTGTTATTCATGAACTAAAGTTATTCGTGAACAAGTAATTGGAAATGGTCATTTGATAACTGATATATCTTATTCGATAAGTTCCAAGGAGAGAGACGAACCAATGAGAAGAAAGAGGTGTCAAGATCAGAGATTCCCTCTGCAGAAACGTTACCTTCCTTCCTCGGTGAGCAAATTGAACCAATTTGTCATAGTTATGATAATCCCACCttttttaggggaaaaaaaaacctctatGTCAATGGATAATGACAGTATTTAGTTGCAGAATCCAGACCTCACCGATTCAGAGAGACTTTATTATTTGGCGTTTGTTGCCAGTCTTCTGTTACCTAATAGCTAGCATGTCATACATCTATGTTGTTGttagtttattatatataattaagttaTCATGATTCTTCCTTCTTCCTATTGGGATACCTCATCAAACAGTTTAACACTATGGGCAGAACaagtggattaaaaaaaaaaaatctggataaTTGACCTAAGATATAGAACAGGGCAGGAATAATCATATTTCAACCACTTCTAACTCTAAACAGTGAGGCATCAGTAATTTTTTGAGATCAttcaatggaaataaaaacatcaagGCACCTTAAGTTAAAAAGTAATCTTTAAAACAGGGTTGCAAAAAACCTACCTACCCTAAAGTGGGTTTTACTAaaactgatttcttttttatcctctgttatattaaagagctattctattgaaatacactggttatcataaattaaggaaaaatcacaaaaatagcgataactctttcaaaagtaagccaaaccgtgcaaaatttgcatatgttgtccactaagagNACCAGTGTATATATGCAGTCTAACCTAAAATATGAAcctatggtaaaaaaaaactaacaacaatctgaaaagaaaaattatttgtcgaattcatgaagaaaaatttatatgtttcatacaaaaaacaaaatttgactaTAAATCATACTACAATAAAAGTTACTTCATAaggattttaattcaaaataaacaccAGCAGAGAGGAAATGCATTATAAATCGATCAGGTTATCAGTGTTATAATTCTTCAATGTCTAGGTATTTCAACGCCTTTTGTACACCCAGTCTATTTCTCAATTTTGACCAAACCAGTCCACAAGTAGAAAAAACTCATTCCAGTGATGCAGAGCTAGCTGGATATTTGCTTAGGGCAACCATAAAGTTGCAAAAACCTGTCATATCTCTATCATTAACACACGTTTCAATCTATTTCCACCACTGTaatgaactaaattattttgattacatcAGCATTAAACATGCTTGGTGGAAATATTTCTGGGTCTTTTAACTTGTAGCTGATGAGGGGAATCAACCATTTTGGGTGTTTCAAACCACTCCTCAGCTTTTTGTAACATATCAGAGGTTTTTCCTGTATATTTAGGATCCACAATGTATAATGTTCATCCttttatcaatttgttttttataaggGCAAAGATTTTCACTATTAAACCTCAACAGCAGTAGATATATTGGTTTTTTTCTGCCCGCATCAGATTTAATACTTCGCACAGtcctaataaatgtttttgcacGTGCAATGCTTCTTTATATATTGCAACCTTGTCCAAATGCTTGTAGGAATTTCTGCATACTTATGGTAATTCTTAATATGTATATCAATACAATGAATTCCAACGGGTAGCATTAGACCAATCTTCTCTTTTCAAACAGACTGATGAGAATTGCGAAAGAACTTCTGCCACATGTTTGTAATATCATCAGCGAGGAGATCAATATAGTGCTTACAATGTTCTATATAATTATCATTGTGGTGATACAtcattgtatttctttttctgctAATTCAGCACAATATTCTGATGTTTTATGTTACTTTTACAATCAACagcattgaataaaaatgaaggaaCACATGTTGCTAGTACTGCATCCCTAATTACAtccatataataataatgtaacatTAGTAATACTTCGCgtttctttcttaatttctgCTTCAATATTATCATCTAACAGTTTCCGTCCTAAATCGGTGCGAGTAGGGCCAGAGTAACCTGGTTTCAAAGCTGTCaccatttctttaaattccaCAGTCGCGGCAGCATCGAAAgcaatatttgcataaaagaGTTTGGCAACTTTTAAATCCAAATTCTTTTGACTATCTGTTGTGCTTATAATTCATCATGCGTTGTCCCTTAACTCCACTAAATTCACCCCTTTCAATTTCAGGAGAATACCCTGTGGCAGaatctgcgacaaaactctcaagcattaatatctttctgcaagatacatttaataataacaaacatatatattcagggtatctgctacatttcagattttaaaagtcatgactaattccaagaaattttttgacttaACGAAGTCACTATTTTCTCGAacaaaaacataacaataaatttaaaaaagcattatgatGACATTAATTGCAATGATAGGTATAAACAAAACTGTTACATTCTGCATTTTCatgtttatagattttatatttaaaaaaaatagtgtaaagaaagagttgaagcaataaaatagcggaaaaaatacaaaagcaaatacttagttattttttctgcagaattatattataaagatactttttttgttcatccgaaagaaaagaaatactcctgatttttctgttctcatttttgaatttaaaaaaaaattcgacaataactggcttgcttcagctagaatttgaaattgataaaataaataaataacaaaaattctgaaatcacagaagttttaatgataattcgctttaaaaatgatggcattctttcaaaaaatgaaaggaagaacataatttttaaagaacatgataaaaacactttatattgtaataaaatatgactgtgagcggggattttgttacaaattcagatattcgccaaaaaacaccaaaaaattGGAGGAggtaattccattttaaaagaaaaatttggacgacttaaatccatgactttttaaaaaaaaatagttaaagtcatgacaaattttgttcaataccagaattcatgactttccaggtgtgaGGATACCCTGTATATTActaaacatgtaataatttttattctaatgttaTGGAtcatattctcgcattttgttaaattatttcctttgcattttttaagtaatcaccacaataaaaaaaaaaattaaataatgaaatcccTAGTAGTAActgccataaaaaaaaatgacgatGAAATCACGCGAATCatactagttttattttaagattaagccgctgtaataaataatattgtataaaaaataacggatttaaaaactatggaaaaatcaatagcaataattgCCAAAAATTCTATAGAAATACTacctaaaaaagtaaatactcaaatgcgcAATTCGAATTTTTCatactgttttaaatatatcgggatattttaaattcacatatCAATAGctgcttaaaaaatacaatcgaaacattaaatcaattacattacattaccaTCGGCGTAAATAGAGCGCatcaaaaaatgattatctaaatgcatgattcaaatattacaagtaaatttctgtagaaaagagaagaaaaagaaaatcttactGCAACAATGTTGTTGCTGTGATTCTGTCAAGGGGCAGGTGGAGTATGATATTCCAATTGCAgctaacaaattatttacagtTTCCAGAGATCTTTTTAAACATTCGTTTAGATGAGCTCCTTCAATTTCTGTGTTACAGTGATTGCATGAAAACACACTACACTAAATTAAACACaatgatcaaataaaatttagtaacaaGTTCTGGTGCAGTAGAAAACCATCAAGTTTGGCAAAAACGCCCACAGCATTTTGAACACGCCAattccacattgaacagttgacttgtgactgcgacactGTCTTCCGCACGCTGTTTCTTCTCCGTCTCGATAACACGAcatatacactcgactgctaaaagTAAGcacaggagcgaccacgaccatgaacttaatacagctttAAGAAAGTAAGGGGATTTCTTAAAACAGCTCTCCCGGCTATTcataaaacagcaatgaatcaacaagtggtatccgttcatcgaattctatctcAGATATAATTCTAGTGGGGTagtactgtagtgtgtctactactacaaaaatacaattccaaattACTAGTCTAAAAGGCGTGTCaattctatggtggggtacctcaacatagatgaaggttgacagaTGAAATGTGCAATAATTGGACAGATGATTCACAAAACTTGTTCCTTTCCAATAACAGATAAATTCATACTACCCCTTTATACTAAACTAACAGAAATGAGGTTTCACCCCCCTTTTCCCCACTATGGAAAACAGATACATGTGTGGAGAATTGACTTTGTAGGATTTGATTCTGTATGATTAGTCATTGTCTTTGACAAGCCTTCCTCTCATTATGGAAAACAGGTGTTTGGAGACTAGAGAGTCACCTTCTTGGATAGATTTGATCATATAGCCATTGATTAGTCAGTGCTTTAGAATCACTTTCGAcgcaaaaaaaattcctcaaatatttttaaagattaaaatataaataaaaagtaatccgGTGTTAAAATAGGTTTCAAGTGTGTGATGTATGTAATACATATAACATTTTGTATCGTGATGccagaagaaacttttttcagacttTTGCACCAATTTATTCGTATTAATTACACATTAATTACCTATATGTTaagtcaatttataaaattaaacttaattattaataaaaactttttttaaagtaaggtaCTCATCCCTGCCCActcttatgaagaaaaaaaaaagcaataaaacatgaaaaacccAGAAAAATCCACCAGGGTTaggtttttcaaaaagaaatatcattaaacTGAGATGACacaagaaaaactatttaaattaccCAAAAGCGTTTTTCCCTTGAAAACAAGTCTTTGTTGATCCACAGGAATCCTCAGCTGTTGAGCGACAATTTCTTTAACAGTATTCACAGAAGCAGTAGCAGACACCTAGGAATCACGGATTTAAACTGTAATTAACACTTGTAAAAAAGTATAACTAGAAATCAATCAATATACAGAAGCTTTATGCATCTTATGAACAGATATTCTAATGAACttgacagaaattttaaaatataactgaaacTCAATGTTTTCTTACTTCAATATCACACTCGCcaccttttaatatttttactgaaatcaacatttttggtaataatttacGTTATCTACAAGTTTAGGCTTATGAGTGTTGAGATTTATAAATCAGGAAATGCGAAGGgatgataaaataaaggaaattaacccagttaaaaattatggtacgAGATGAAAAATGAATAGTGGAAATCTTAAAGTGTTGGAATATTCtaaattgaaagcaaaaattacaattttccaAGAACAATTTGGtgacaaaaagtaaattaaagcgGCTTGATGCCACTTTACAAAACAGAAACTCTCTGGTGCGAACTAACAAAAGCTGAGATCACGTGACTAGCAGTCCGGTGTGGAAGTCCTTTAATAGTCTTTTCTTGTAAGCTATacgctaattaatttatttaaacaaactgTTTGGAAATATGATCCCTTTCAATTTTCGAAACAATGCAACATGAAGATATGTACAATAAATGTTCCCCTTTTCATGTTACACTTGTGTTATTCAAATTTAGGAACGGGCTTAGCTGCggtattttcatgcttttttaattaaaattttcagttaatatgTTTCCATTCaagtaagttatttttgtatttctattggaaaataatttacttatattgttgaatagtttattacttaatattctAAATTCTTCAAAGATTGTATTCTTTTATATcgttttattattactaatttataatatttattcttgtgACTCATTgatcttaaattgaaatttttattttgtgtgaaAGTGGAGCTAGTAGGCAGGATACCATTGAACTGTGTTgttctcaataaaaatttagttttcaaaagaaaatttttgtggtATCTATTTCAATGTAAATGCCAATTTTTGGTGATTATATTGGAATTCTGACATTACATGAAATATGATATGAATCTGTTGCACTTGGTCAACAGTCCACTTCACATCATTAGCATTATTGTACTTGGCAGAGAAGCTTCCCATCTTCCTCTCTAAAGCTGCTCTAAAGGAACCCCAATCAGCTGTTCTGGGGTTCCTCCTTATGACCTTCCGTCTAGAGAGGcctttaatagaaaaagtaattagttGGTCATCTGAAGCAATAACTGCCTCAGATACCTTCCAATCAGTAACGTAATCTGTGGAAATAGAGTTACATAAAGTAAGGTCAATGACTTCCCTTCTGTAACTTGTAACAAAGGTAggttcattgtttttattaaggatatacaaattaaaatataagatatattCCATTAGTACATCTCCCCACTTTTTACAATCACTGTTGCCCCACACTGTGTGGTGAGCATTTGCATCGCAGCCGAAGATGAATCTACAGTGGCAATTATAGCCTTAGTAATATCAGCCAATGGGTCTTTCTTCTCATAGGGGAGATAGGTAGAAACAATGACAAAGTCAGAAATTGTCTCATTGTCATAGAATTTTTGCTTAACAGCAACTAAATCCCTGTTGAAAAAGTTGACAAGATTAAGGGCATTTAGATTACACCTAGCCACTATGCAGGCCCTGAGAAGGTCACAACgggtttcataaaaaatattaaaatctttaacgCTGAGACCCATAATTCTACCCTTGCGGGTCCAAGGCTCTTGTATAAGAGCAATATCTAGTTCTCCATCATTTAACCTTTTAGCCATAAGGCTAGAGGCAGAAATGCTATGATGGAGATTAATTTGACCAATCTTGATTGTTGCCACAATTGGTTAGCAATATGAGTAAAACCAGAATGGCACCTACCAATCCTGGTTAGCTTTAGAAGAAAGATCTCCCTCTAACAGCTCTATTGCTTCATCAATATCAAGCATAAAAGCTGGTGAATCAGGTTGTAAAGTAACGTCCGACCCTAGCTCTGAAAATATTAAGAGCCCCAATTG from Parasteatoda tepidariorum isolate YZ-2023 unplaced genomic scaffold, CAS_Ptep_4.0 HiC_scaffold_563, whole genome shotgun sequence harbors:
- the LOC107451380 gene encoding ubiquitin-like protein 4A — encoded protein: MLISVKILKGGECDIEVSATASVNTVKEIVAQQLRIPVDQQRLVFKGKTLLDSESLCDYNIEEGNKLHLFVRESSPDESTSQADFYELLQKLLEKHFIPDDVEKVLEEFRKNLSDQLRHLSLDDIERIATSHLESCRGQQQSENTAMAS